Within the Fervidobacterium gondwanense DSM 13020 genome, the region AAATTGAAAAGTCTGGGTTGGGATTGAAAGAAAGCGTAAGCTTACTTGTCGCACCTGTGAAAACAAGATAGTTAGTTGAGTTTGTTTGGAACGAATAAGAGAATTCGTATTTTCCTTTCACGGGCAGTCCATCGGTCTGAGCCTCCGCTCCTTCTATTTTTAGAGTTCCATCTTTCTGCACGAGATTGAAAACACCGTTCTTGCCACCGTATCCATCTGGTTCGTACCCTGGTGCATACGGGTCTTCTTCCCAGACATCATTTCCGCCTATAACAAAAACGAACTTGTATTTGTGGATGCCAGGCTGGAGTGCAAGTGTCGTTACCCAGTAACCATCAATAAGCTGCATTTTCTGGCCTCTTGGATTCCATCCATTGAATGTTCCTGCAAGGTAGGCTTCCTGCGCGTTATCCTTCTTAGCAACGAACATAACCTTACCATCGACAATTGAGAGTCCCGGTTTTAAAACTTGATGTTTCGTCTGTTCTACTTTTGTTACTCTGGTCTCTGTTGTTTGTGGCTTCTCTGGTTTTTCGGCGCTTTCTGATACGGCACCCGCCGGTGCCCTGACAATTAATTTTCCACCTTCTCTTACAACCTCAAAGACACCGTTTTGACCACCGAAACCATCGTCTACAAAAGCAAACGCATTAGGATCAACAATCCAGTTTCCGTCAACAACAAACTTGTATTCATAAATACCAGGCTGGAGCTCAACAACAGCTTCCCACCAGCCATCTTCAATGAAATAGAGTGCCATATCGTCGGCTTTCCAATTATTGAATGAACCTGCGATGAAAGGTTGCTTTGCACCTTTGTTGTAGTATCTGATAATTACATAGCCATCGACATCTACAAATATAGTATCTTGTCGCTTTTCGTTGAGAATATATTTCTTACCAGTATCTTTACCTGCTGTAGAAGTACCACTCATTCCCAATATTTTCCCTTCTGGAGTAAGCGTGAACAACCCATTTTTGCCACCGAAACCATCGTCTGTATAAGCAGGAGCCTCGGGGTCTTCTTTCCAGGTTTTTCCGTCTATAACGTACTTATACTGGTACGTTCCCGGCTTCAATTCAACTTCATAAACCCATGTATCACCAACAAGTTTCATGGGCCAAGCGGTTGGACTCCAGTTGTTGAACGTCCCTGCAAGATAAACAACCTGTGCTTGTGCTTTAAATGTGAAGACAACTTTCCCGTCTCTGTACTCAACAGCTGCAAAGACGAGAGAAAACGCGAGTAAGATGACAACAATGATAAGGTTTCTCAACAGCCTCAAACTCCTCATTAATTAACACACCTCCCGATTTTTCTCATAATTATTGATTACCACCAGGTATTTATATTGATGTTTAGAACTGGTTTGAAAGGATTGTTCCCTGCAAAATCTCCATTTCCAACCTGAACTGAAACTTGGGCATTTTGGAATCCTGTCAGTTTCAGCTCACCAAAGAAGAAATCTTTTTCCTCGTAGTATCCGATTATCTTCTGGTATTTTGCAAATGTAGAGACGTTACCGAATGATTTGCCAAGCTCAATGTAGTACAATTCCCCTATTGTATTCACTGAGCCATGGATAGGTTTTCCAAAAGAGTATGATGCTTTACCAGAGAAATCCATCAAAGTAAAGGTGCTTCCAAAGGTAACTAAGAACTTACCCCACTCGGTCGGCATTAAGCCGGTAATACTTGAAAAATCTGTCTTTTTAAGGTTTATAAAAAACATTCCATAGCTTATGTCAACACCTGCTTCAGAATTGTTGAGTAAATCATCTAAAGTATTCTCAAAATCGAAGTTCGTGTTCAAATAAGCATTAAATGCAGGAGTGGTACCAAATTTGTACCACGCAGTGACAACGTTCTGATTGCTCACATATGTTGGGCTGAGAGCTAATCTTGAATCGGGCGCTCCGGCGAGGATGTACCTAACGCCCCAGTTGTAATTACCTTCAGCAACTGAGAAGAACAAAAAGCTATTCTTAGTTTCGAAATTTAGAACGTCTTGCTGGATTAATTCATAATTCAAATTAAGCCCTACTACCTTTTGATAGCCCGCAAAGGCTACATCAAATTTGTTGTTCCTTTTACCGAAAATGAGGTTGTGATTTTGAACGGCTGGTACTGGCAGTTCTAAATACATTACATCTCCACTTAAAAGAAGCTTGCCAATAGCTGAGTTTATATCTATCCCATCCCTACCCCCGTCTACTTTGTACAACACAACAGGGTCATTTGTGGTAATAAATCCAACATTCTTGTACAGATTAAGCTTTACATCGGCCAGCTTTAACGAAAGCTTTGCAGATTCTAGATTGCCGTCCTTCAAACTCACCGAAAGGTCAAAATCTCTACCAAAAGCAGTTGGATTCATCCTGAACTCTGTTGAAAGAGATGTTGTCAGTGCGCCAAAGCCGTTTGAAAAGTCAATACCAAGTGAGAAATTAGCAGAAAACGTCGACTGCAAAGCGAAGACACTTACTACTGAGAAGAATATACACAAAAGCAGTGCAAACTTCTTACTCATGACTTTGAAATTTCTCACGCCATCATCACCTCGCAAAATAGCAAGTCACTCTTCAATCTCTTTTAAATCTCATAGAAAATTATCTACATTATTTCTTCGTGTATTCAACTTTCAGCAATGAAAATTTCGGGTTATATGTGATTTTGATATCATAAGTGCCATTCTCTGGGAAAGTAACAGAACCATCCTGCCCCATACCGGCATCGTATTTTTTGCCATCAAAATTCAATTCCCAAGGTTTCCAATCATTATCGGTTCTCGAAAGCTTGAATTTGTACTCACTCTTGGTCACACTGAAGTTTGTTTTCTCGTATACGAAGACCTTGTTAGTATCGTCCCAGGTCATAACGCCCTGAGCTAACGTCCAGTTATTGAGTTCCCCGCCTATTGACCAAGTTTTTTGAATTGTTTTGAACTTTTCGCTATCCCCGACGCCCTTTGCTAGACCATTTTCCATTGTTGTTGGTGTTGCATATATCGTCAGTTTTGCATCAGAGCCAAGGTTTTCTTTCCAAACAGGAATTGCGGAAGAAACCTTCGTAACACCATCAGATTTATAAATAACCTTGTACCAACCAATAGAAAATTCACTCCCTGATCGGCTTGGGTTAAACGTAATGGACGCTACAGGCAGTTCGAACACATATGCATTTTCTGTGCTGCTGTAACTCATCCTATCACTTTCTGTTGGAACCCAGCCGTTCCATTCCCCAACGACGTATACACCATCTGGCAACTGCAAATTGAGAATCCTCATACAACTTGAAGCGGTTCCAAGAAGAAATAAAAATAGTACAAAAACCAAAACCATGTATATGATTCTCTTAGTATTTTTGTTTAGGTTTCTCAAAGAAGATCACCCCTTTTCAATAAACGGTATGCATTTACTATTAAAGAAGGGGCATAAGCCCCTTCTTGATTAAGAATGAAAATCACAAATTCCAGTTGTTATTTTATTACTTTGTTGGATTTGATATTGTCTTCTTTATAACGACCGGTGCTGTGTATCCACCATCACCAGTTTCAAACCCTTGATTTGGATAGAAATCTCCTGCCCATTGTTTTCCATTGTCGTCAACTCCACCAGTTAAAACGAAAACGGCTCTCAGAGACAACTTTGAAGCGTCTGTAACACCCAAGTTTGCGAGTGGAACTGCAATTTCAACTCTCTTACGACCGCCCGTTGTTTCGGTTGATGCTAATGTTACCGATACACCCGTTGCTTCGCTGCTTGTAAATCTCCAAGCATTGTAACCGTTAGCCCATGTTTCGATGACAAAATCAACGTCTCCTTTTTCAAATTTGTATTGTCTGCCCCACGGATGTTTCGACGTATCAGCTGCGCCTGTTACACCAGAAAGATCAACTATAACCATGAAGTTGTTGTAGCCTTCTTTCGTAAATTCTCCAGCAATATACAAGTTCGTAGCATCAAAGAGTATGCCAGCTTTGTGGATCTCGTTGTTTACTCCCCATTGTGAGTCCGTCGCACCGTCTGTGTAAACGTAACTTTCCCAATCCGACAAGTTCCCGTCAACTGTTACAGTCTTGAGCAATGGTGGTTTTTGCAGTAAATCACAACTTGCAATCATCAAGCCAACAAGAACAACCGTAAATACCCACAGTACCTTTTTCATACCTTCTTCCTCCCTCCTTGAGAATATGAAACTTTTCTCTTTTCGTAAAAATATGTACTGACATCAGCCGAAGAACTAAGAAAGTTGTATTGCCATAACCAAATAAGAATTTTAGCACTTTTATTACGAATTTAAAATCTTCTTGTGGAACAATTTCCATAGTCATGTTGTGACTGTACTTTCAGTTCTTGACAAACACGTATATTTGCCTTGGGTTGACTGTCCAATTTGTGTTCTGTCCCAGCGGCGCTTCATTCTTAGGACCAAATTCAAAGTTGGTATCATTGAAGAACGCATACCACACCCATTTGTACCCAGCCGGGACTGTAAAGGTATTTGACCACTGTGGGTCAAGGTTTATCAACACGAGGATTTCTTGTGAACCGTAAGTTCTTTTTATCGCTATCAAGTTTTTCCAATCTCTCTCAACCGTTATCGTCCCTTTAGAAAGTGCTGGATAAGTTTTCCTCAGGTTTATGAATTCCCTGAAGAAGTTCAAGATTGTGTAGCCATTCTCCTGCTCCTGCACAGAAACTCCATCGTTTGGTTCATCGTACATCGCACCATCCACATTTGCATTGCCAAAGGTTATGTTCTTTGCTTG harbors:
- a CDS encoding glycoside hydrolase family 13; its protein translation is MRSLRLLRNLIIVVILLAFSLVFAAVEYRDGKVVFTFKAQAQVVYLAGTFNNWSPTAWPMKLVGDTWVYEVELKPGTYQYKYVIDGKTWKEDPEAPAYTDDGFGGKNGLFTLTPEGKILGMSGTSTAGKDTGKKYILNEKRQDTIFVDVDGYVIIRYYNKGAKQPFIAGSFNNWKADDMALYFIEDGWWEAVVELQPGIYEYKFVVDGNWIVDPNAFAFVDDGFGGQNGVFEVVREGGKLIVRAPAGAVSESAEKPEKPQTTETRVTKVEQTKHQVLKPGLSIVDGKVMFVAKKDNAQEAYLAGTFNGWNPRGQKMQLIDGYWVTTLALQPGIHKYKFVFVIGGNDVWEEDPYAPGYEPDGYGGKNGVFNLVQKDGTLKIEGAEAQTDGLPVKGKYEFSYSFQTNSTNYLVFTGATSKLTLSFNPNPDFSISLTYGGAVISNALLTLKNNGLLVSFHYRQAWALPVEGKDTGIVLSYDLFKDTKFVLGLGHENNKLPFIAGLEFGGLKVYGAKDYYTDDYSAVGEFSLQSPVNISVVGLYSLDNSYYFAFGLEAEQFGFSADFDGEKVGVVGTLALGNETLKASGSFGIFSLDISAEVTYIAENYKIGAGYESPAKFYLLLGLFNKEKGINLRIENPDISNIMSNTITLSGYVNF